The following are encoded in a window of Aromatoleum petrolei genomic DNA:
- the groL gene encoding chaperonin GroEL (60 kDa chaperone family; promotes refolding of misfolded polypeptides especially under stressful conditions; forms two stacked rings of heptamers to form a barrel-shaped 14mer; ends can be capped by GroES; misfolded proteins enter the barrel where they are refolded when GroES binds) yields MAAKIVQFHDTARERIVKGVNTLANAVKVTLGPKGRNVVLDRSFGAPLITKDGVSVAKEIELKDKLENMGAQMVKQVASKTADVAGDGTTTATVLAQAIVQEGMKYVAAGMNPMDLKRGIDKAVQAVVDELKNISRPCTTSKEIAQVGAISANSDHDIGDIIAQAMDRVGKEGVITIEDGKSLHNELDVVEGMQFDRGYISPYFINNPDKQTAVLEDPLILLHDKKISNIRDLLPVLEEVAKAGKPLLIVAEDVDGEALATLVVNSMRGVLKVAAVKAPGFGDRRKAMLEDIAILAGATVIAEETGMQLDKATLAELGRAKRVEVHKENTTIIDGAGDEERIKARVAAIQRQIEETTSDYDREKLQERVAKLAGGVAVIKVGAATEVEMKEKKDRVDDTLHATRAAVEEGIVPGGGVALLRARAAIKAVKGDNHDQEAGIKIVLRALEEPLRAIAANAGDEPSVVIAKVEEGTGNFGYNAATGEYGDLVGIGVIDPTKVTRTALQNAASVAGLILTTDATVAEAPKDDKPAVPAMPDMDY; encoded by the coding sequence ATGGCAGCCAAGATCGTCCAGTTCCACGACACTGCCCGCGAACGCATCGTCAAGGGCGTGAACACCCTCGCCAATGCCGTGAAGGTCACCCTCGGACCGAAGGGCCGCAACGTCGTCCTCGACCGCAGCTTCGGCGCCCCACTGATCACCAAGGACGGCGTGTCGGTGGCGAAGGAAATCGAGCTCAAGGACAAGCTGGAGAACATGGGCGCGCAGATGGTCAAGCAGGTGGCGTCCAAGACCGCCGACGTCGCCGGTGACGGCACCACCACCGCGACGGTGCTCGCACAGGCGATCGTGCAGGAAGGGATGAAGTACGTCGCCGCCGGCATGAACCCGATGGACCTCAAGCGCGGCATCGACAAGGCCGTGCAGGCGGTCGTCGATGAGCTGAAGAACATCTCCAGGCCCTGCACGACGAGCAAGGAGATCGCCCAGGTGGGCGCGATCTCCGCGAACTCCGACCACGACATCGGCGACATCATTGCCCAGGCGATGGACCGCGTCGGCAAGGAAGGTGTGATCACTATCGAGGACGGCAAGAGCCTGCACAACGAGCTCGACGTGGTCGAGGGCATGCAGTTCGACCGCGGCTACATCAGCCCCTACTTCATCAACAATCCCGACAAGCAGACGGCCGTCCTCGAGGATCCGCTGATCCTGCTGCACGACAAGAAGATCTCCAACATCCGCGACCTGCTGCCGGTGCTGGAGGAAGTCGCCAAGGCCGGCAAGCCGCTGCTGATCGTCGCGGAGGACGTCGACGGCGAGGCGCTCGCGACCCTGGTCGTCAACAGCATGCGCGGTGTGCTCAAGGTGGCCGCCGTCAAGGCGCCCGGCTTCGGCGACCGCCGCAAGGCCATGCTCGAGGACATCGCGATCCTCGCAGGGGCGACCGTGATCGCCGAGGAAACCGGCATGCAGCTCGACAAGGCGACACTCGCCGAACTCGGCCGCGCCAAGCGCGTAGAGGTGCACAAGGAGAACACCACGATCATCGACGGCGCCGGCGACGAGGAGCGGATCAAGGCACGCGTCGCAGCGATCCAGCGCCAGATCGAGGAAACCACCTCCGACTACGACCGCGAGAAGCTGCAGGAGCGCGTCGCGAAGCTCGCCGGCGGCGTCGCGGTGATCAAGGTCGGCGCCGCGACCGAAGTCGAGATGAAGGAGAAGAAGGACCGCGTCGACGACACGCTGCACGCGACCCGCGCGGCGGTCGAGGAAGGCATCGTCCCGGGCGGCGGCGTCGCGCTACTGCGCGCCCGCGCCGCGATCAAGGCGGTGAAGGGCGACAACCACGACCAGGAAGCCGGCATCAAGATCGTGCTACGCGCGCTCGAGGAGCCGCTGCGCGCGATCGCCGCGAACGCCGGCGACGAGCCCTCGGTGGTCATCGCCAAGGTCGAGGAAGGCACGGGCAACTTCGGCTACAACGCCGCGACGGGCGAGTACGGCGACCTGGTCGGGATCGGCGTCATCGATCCGACCAAGGTGACGCGCACCGCGCTGCAGAACGCCGCGTCGGTCGCCGGCCTGATCCTGACCACCGACGCCACCGTCGCCGAGGCGCCCAAGGACGACAAACCGGCCGTGCCGGCGATGCCCGACATGGACTACTGA
- a CDS encoding co-chaperone GroES, whose protein sequence is MQIRPLRDRIIVKRVEAQRTTASGIVIPDTAAEKPEQGEVVAVGPGRRDEKGELIPMEVKVGDLVLFGKYAGQAIKVEGEELLVMREDDVMGVVERDAGTLKKAA, encoded by the coding sequence ATGCAAATTCGTCCCCTACGCGACCGGATCATCGTCAAGCGAGTCGAGGCGCAACGCACGACCGCATCCGGAATCGTGATCCCCGACACCGCGGCCGAGAAGCCCGAACAGGGCGAGGTCGTCGCCGTGGGCCCAGGCCGCCGCGACGAAAAGGGCGAACTCATCCCCATGGAAGTGAAGGTCGGCGACCTCGTGCTGTTCGGCAAGTACGCCGGTCAGGCGATCAAGGTCGAAGGCGAGGAGCTGCTGGTCATGCGCGAGGATGACGTCATGGGCGTCGTCGAGCGCGACGCCGGCACGCTGAAGAAAGCCGCCTGA
- a CDS encoding diguanylate cyclase, with protein sequence MEILPSIAAQIDAVRLPLYAVTLTALPRPDTPLLLMLHWHGFRPDERAAPDNPFARRRPVPGSALQLNAQWRGIEELDRAMLDAAWQLGAWDLERRARRGCSQLGAPEQEALECRQAFGENPLAPSDDSHLLVEAPDRTEMMHFAAAKGYLRWMFRPVRGGLWREIAEDDTLGPDGGREPPCPVAPRAPATTRNAPHVYRLGRVNRIILR encoded by the coding sequence ATGGAAATCCTGCCCAGTATCGCCGCGCAGATCGACGCAGTGCGACTGCCGTTGTACGCCGTCACCCTTACGGCCCTGCCCCGCCCCGACACGCCGCTGCTGCTGATGCTGCACTGGCACGGCTTCCGGCCCGACGAGCGCGCGGCGCCGGACAATCCCTTCGCACGGCGGCGGCCCGTCCCCGGTTCGGCGCTGCAACTCAACGCCCAATGGCGCGGCATCGAGGAACTCGATCGGGCGATGCTCGACGCGGCGTGGCAACTCGGCGCATGGGACTTGGAACGGCGCGCACGCCGTGGCTGCAGCCAGCTCGGCGCACCCGAGCAGGAAGCCCTCGAATGCCGTCAGGCCTTCGGCGAGAACCCGCTCGCACCCAGCGACGACTCGCATCTGCTCGTCGAAGCGCCGGACCGGACCGAGATGATGCACTTCGCCGCCGCGAAGGGTTATCTGCGCTGGATGTTCCGCCCGGTGCGCGGCGGCCTGTGGCGCGAGATCGCCGAGGACGACACGCTAGGCCCCGATGGCGGCCGCGAACCGCCCTGCCCCGTCGCACCGCGAGCGCCGGCGACCACACGCAACGCCCCGCACGTCTATCGCCTCGGGCGGGTCAACCGCATCATCCTGCGCTGA
- a CDS encoding chaperone modulator CbpM, with amino-acid sequence MRDDDILIGSLLEDSWLTLEQVAAACAVEAEWLRRHIEEGLFPHAESVSGVWRFSAAGLARARRMRQLERDFDAVPELAALVADLLEEMDAMRARLGRY; translated from the coding sequence ATGCGTGACGACGACATCCTCATCGGTAGCCTGCTGGAAGACAGCTGGTTGACGCTGGAACAGGTGGCGGCCGCTTGCGCGGTCGAGGCCGAATGGCTGCGGCGCCACATCGAGGAAGGGCTCTTCCCTCACGCGGAGAGCGTGTCCGGCGTGTGGCGCTTCTCGGCCGCCGGCCTGGCACGCGCGCGGCGCATGCGCCAGCTCGAGCGCGATTTCGACGCCGTGCCGGAACTCGCCGCCCTGGTTGCCGATCTCTTGGAGGAAATGGACGCCATGCGGGCGCGACTCGGGCGATACTAG
- a CDS encoding DnaJ C-terminal domain-containing protein, translated as MKYQDYYGILGVDRHATPDEIKKAFRRLARKYHPDVSKEPQAEARMKEVNEAYTVLSDPEKRAAYDRLGGAYHAGDDFRPPPGWSGDFSFTTHGFSPREAEEFSDFFSQLFGGMGGMGGFGRHGGARPARGEDHHAQVLLDIEDAYTGATRQLSLRLPQSGEPGRVHYATRTLNVKIPAGVREGQIIRLAGQGTPALAGGPAGDLLLEVRFRPHPYLRADGRDVHMKLPLAPWEAALGAVIQTKLPGSALKVRIPEGAQSGQQLRVRCKGIPGTPPGDLLLDLQVVLPPADNPRARQIYETMARELAFDPRRATRS; from the coding sequence ATGAAATACCAGGACTACTACGGGATTCTCGGGGTGGACCGGCATGCCACACCCGATGAGATCAAAAAGGCCTTTCGTCGCCTCGCACGCAAATACCACCCCGACGTGTCGAAAGAACCCCAGGCCGAAGCGCGCATGAAGGAGGTCAATGAAGCCTACACCGTGCTCTCGGACCCCGAGAAGCGTGCCGCCTACGACCGCCTCGGCGGCGCCTATCATGCGGGCGACGACTTCCGGCCTCCGCCGGGCTGGAGCGGCGACTTCAGCTTCACCACGCACGGCTTCTCGCCCCGCGAGGCGGAGGAGTTCAGCGACTTCTTCAGCCAGCTCTTCGGCGGCATGGGCGGCATGGGTGGCTTCGGCCGCCACGGCGGCGCGCGCCCTGCACGCGGCGAGGACCACCACGCGCAGGTATTGCTCGACATCGAAGACGCCTACACCGGCGCGACCCGGCAGCTCAGCCTGCGCCTGCCGCAGTCCGGTGAGCCTGGCCGAGTGCATTACGCGACGCGCACGCTCAACGTGAAGATTCCCGCCGGCGTGCGCGAAGGGCAGATCATCCGGCTCGCCGGACAGGGCACCCCGGCCCTCGCCGGAGGCCCTGCCGGCGATCTGCTGCTCGAAGTGCGCTTCCGGCCCCACCCATACCTGCGCGCCGACGGCCGCGACGTGCATATGAAGCTGCCGCTCGCCCCGTGGGAGGCCGCGCTGGGTGCGGTGATCCAGACCAAACTGCCCGGCAGCGCGCTCAAGGTCCGCATCCCCGAGGGCGCCCAGAGCGGCCAGCAACTGCGCGTGCGCTGCAAGGGCATCCCCGGCACCCCGCCCGGCGACCTGCTGCTCGATCTGCAGGTCGTGCTTCCGCCGGCCGACAACCCCAGGGCGAGACAGATCTATGAAACCATGGCGCGCGAACTCGCATTCGATCCGCGCCGCGCCACGAGGAGTTGA
- a CDS encoding TonB-dependent receptor plug domain-containing protein, whose product MVTRTGSGIALTVATVFGNAPAVADDNLFFSELPVVASVSRLPQRQVDAPTAVTVIDRETIKAAGVRALNDVFRLVPGFQTFPHNTDPARVTYHGITDEDFSPRVQVLVDGRSLHSPLFRSGVNWALMPVALEDIERIEVVRGSNTTSYGTNAFLGVINIVTVDPALVRGVSVAANHGSQGVRDYTLRAGAQLGEDGDFRLTYQQLDDNGLENQYDWIDSFRSRLLDLRASWRLGVRDGLELNAGRIEGVLTKGRLDKDFVNAQGELYRSDPGNPIRDFDQSSSWLQLRWLRTLSENSDFSLRYAYSVDEARDDYVDPELPAGFAHVDETGDRGSRNEIEAVHTFAPFAKTRLVWGGSWREDTLRSKTMLYGEGKVVREVSRAFANAEWTPLAWFTGNAGVSTEYDSLAGNNMSSRASGSFHITSQNTFRIGYARGWRTASILDYRANYRSAADEAELTGNRRLPAERLDSWEVGYLGDWKDWNMSLDVRRFQEHIRDRLFQIDPNRRDDLGDSMFPIQDIRIDGVEYQWKWQPLARTRLAVAQSFVSIGSDYTQEVQAQPFGTLTSRDRRRRIDALARDSAPRRASSLLWIQKLPYGLEGSVARYWVDPMKWTRNTEARGYVRTDARLAYPFRAGTQGGEIAWTVQSLNGDHGEFKADGDRADRVVGRRHWVSLRLDF is encoded by the coding sequence GTGGTCACAAGAACGGGCAGCGGGATTGCCCTGACAGTTGCGACGGTGTTCGGAAACGCGCCGGCGGTTGCCGACGACAATCTCTTCTTCAGCGAACTGCCCGTCGTGGCGAGCGTGAGTCGACTGCCGCAGCGGCAGGTGGACGCGCCGACCGCGGTGACGGTGATCGACCGCGAGACGATCAAGGCCGCCGGGGTGCGCGCGCTCAATGACGTGTTCCGCCTGGTTCCCGGCTTCCAGACCTTTCCGCACAACACCGATCCGGCACGGGTGACCTACCACGGCATCACCGACGAAGATTTCTCGCCGCGCGTGCAGGTGCTGGTCGACGGCCGTTCCCTGCATTCGCCGCTGTTCCGCAGCGGGGTGAACTGGGCGCTGATGCCGGTCGCCCTCGAGGACATCGAACGCATCGAGGTCGTGCGTGGATCGAACACCACGTCATATGGCACCAACGCGTTCCTGGGCGTGATCAATATCGTCACGGTCGATCCTGCGCTGGTGCGCGGCGTCTCGGTGGCGGCGAACCACGGCAGCCAGGGGGTGCGCGACTACACCCTGCGCGCAGGGGCGCAGCTGGGCGAGGACGGCGATTTCCGCCTAACCTACCAGCAGCTCGACGACAACGGCTTGGAAAACCAGTACGACTGGATCGACAGCTTCCGCTCCCGTCTGCTGGATCTGCGCGCGTCCTGGCGCCTGGGCGTGCGCGACGGACTGGAGCTCAATGCCGGCAGGATCGAAGGGGTGCTGACGAAGGGGCGCCTGGACAAGGATTTCGTGAACGCGCAGGGCGAACTGTACCGCAGCGACCCGGGCAACCCGATCCGGGACTTCGATCAATCGAGCAGTTGGCTGCAGTTGCGCTGGCTGCGGACGCTGTCGGAGAACTCGGATTTCTCGCTGCGCTACGCGTATTCGGTCGATGAGGCGAGGGACGACTACGTCGACCCCGAGCTTCCCGCGGGGTTTGCGCATGTCGATGAGACGGGCGACCGCGGGAGTCGCAACGAAATCGAGGCGGTGCATACCTTCGCGCCCTTCGCGAAGACGCGCCTGGTGTGGGGCGGAAGCTGGCGCGAGGATACGCTGCGATCCAAGACGATGCTGTACGGCGAGGGCAAGGTCGTGCGCGAGGTGAGCCGCGCGTTCGCGAATGCCGAATGGACCCCGCTCGCGTGGTTTACCGGTAATGCTGGCGTGTCGACGGAGTACGACTCGCTGGCCGGGAACAACATGTCCTCGCGTGCCAGCGGCAGTTTTCACATCACATCGCAGAACACCTTCCGCATCGGTTATGCACGCGGCTGGCGCACGGCGAGCATCCTCGACTACCGCGCAAACTACCGCAGCGCGGCCGACGAGGCGGAGCTGACGGGCAACCGCCGGCTTCCGGCGGAGCGTCTCGACAGCTGGGAGGTGGGCTACCTTGGGGACTGGAAGGACTGGAACATGAGCCTGGACGTGCGCCGTTTCCAGGAGCACATCCGTGACCGGCTGTTCCAGATCGACCCGAACCGCCGCGATGATCTCGGTGATTCGATGTTCCCGATCCAGGATATCCGCATCGACGGGGTCGAATACCAGTGGAAGTGGCAGCCGCTGGCGCGCACGCGCCTTGCGGTTGCGCAGAGCTTCGTGAGTATCGGCAGCGACTACACGCAGGAGGTGCAGGCGCAGCCGTTCGGCACGCTCACGAGCCGCGATCGGCGCAGGCGGATCGACGCGCTGGCGCGGGATTCGGCACCGCGGAGGGCGTCGTCGCTGTTGTGGATCCAGAAGCTGCCGTATGGACTGGAAGGTTCGGTCGCGCGCTACTGGGTCGATCCGATGAAATGGACGCGCAACACCGAGGCGCGTGGCTACGTCCGCACCGACGCGCGCCTGGCTTACCCCTTCCGCGCCGGCACGCAGGGCGGCGAGATCGCCTGGACGGTGCAGTCGCTCAATGGCGACCACGGCGAGTTCAAGGCCGACGGCGATCGGGCCGACCGTGTCGTCGGCCGGCGCCACTGGGTGTCGCTGCGCCTCGACTTCTGA
- the rocF gene encoding arginase yields MTNLNVSLIGAPTDVGAGTRGASMGPEALRVADIRAAIAAFGADVRDCGDLAGPANPNLPAVDGFRHLHEVAQWNEILHDAVYAELCAGRLPVMLGGDHCLAIGSISAVARHCRTVGKKLLVLWFDAHADLNTATMTPSGNIHGMPVACLCGHGPDVLTRIGGNIPAMLPSEIRQIGIRSVDEGEKRFLCELGVEVFDMRYIDEVGMRAVMEQALAGVDENTHLHVSLDVDFLDPTIAPGVGTTVRGGPTYREAELCMEMIADTDQLASLDIVELNPALDHRNMTAELAVDLVESLFGKSTLMRMHRQTRGNR; encoded by the coding sequence ATGACGAATCTCAACGTTAGCCTGATCGGCGCACCCACCGACGTAGGCGCCGGCACGCGCGGCGCCAGCATGGGTCCCGAAGCCCTGCGGGTGGCCGACATCCGTGCGGCAATTGCGGCCTTCGGTGCCGACGTGCGCGACTGCGGCGATCTCGCCGGCCCCGCCAACCCCAACCTCCCCGCAGTCGACGGATTCCGTCACCTGCATGAGGTCGCGCAGTGGAACGAGATCCTGCACGACGCCGTGTACGCAGAACTGTGTGCGGGCCGGCTGCCCGTGATGCTCGGCGGCGACCACTGCCTCGCGATCGGCTCGATCAGCGCCGTCGCGCGCCACTGCCGCACGGTCGGCAAGAAGCTGCTCGTGCTGTGGTTCGACGCGCATGCCGACCTCAACACCGCGACGATGACGCCTTCGGGCAACATCCACGGCATGCCCGTCGCGTGCCTGTGCGGTCACGGTCCGGACGTGCTGACGCGCATCGGTGGGAATATCCCCGCGATGCTCCCGTCGGAAATCCGTCAGATTGGCATCCGCAGCGTCGATGAGGGCGAGAAGCGTTTCCTGTGCGAGCTCGGCGTCGAAGTGTTCGACATGCGCTACATCGACGAAGTCGGCATGCGCGCGGTGATGGAACAGGCGCTCGCCGGCGTGGACGAGAACACACACCTGCACGTCAGCCTCGATGTCGATTTCCTCGACCCGACCATCGCGCCGGGCGTCGGCACCACCGTGCGGGGCGGCCCGACCTACCGCGAAGCCGAGTTGTGCATGGAGATGATCGCCGACACCGACCAGCTCGCCTCGCTCGACATCGTCGAACTCAACCCCGCGCTCGACCACCGCAACATGACCGCCGAGCTGGCGGTCGACCTCGTCGAGAGCCTCTTCGGCAAGAGCACGCTGATGCGCATGCACCGGCAGACGCGCGGGAACCGCTGA